In the Malaya genurostris strain Urasoe2022 chromosome 1, Malgen_1.1, whole genome shotgun sequence genome, one interval contains:
- the LOC131430163 gene encoding glutathione S-transferase D6-like translates to MDLYYHIIPPTSRAILVLANILKLKLNLISIDTKDANEMEMLSKINPLQSLPTLVDGEIVVGESHTVLIYLAEKFDKAGTLYPVDQSKRTKINECLFFDTNMYKCFVAYSMPVVLKGMEPNEELMEKLLVCVRTFDRYLENRSYAACDHLTVADVSLFQTIAALAVIDIQKADYANVNRWYEKVHSEMTGSDEFQAQCERALRAFLAKQLPN, encoded by the exons ATGGATCTCTACTATCACATTATTCCACCAACGAGCCGTGCTATTTTGGTTTTGGCCAACATACTgaagttgaaattaaatttgataTCCATCGACACCAAAGATGCCAACGAAATGGAAATGTTATCCAAG atcaACCCACTACAATCGCTGCCAACTCTGGTGGACGGCGAAATCGTAGTAGGCGAATCTCACACCGTGCTCATCTATCTGgcggaaaaatttgacaaagcaGGCACCCTGTACCCGGTCGATCAAAGCAAGCGGACCAAAATCAATGAGTGTCTTTTTTTCGACACCAACATGTACAAGTGCTTCGTGGCCTACTCGATGCCGGTGGTCCTTAAGGGAATGGAACCGAACGAAGAACTGATGGAAAAATTACTGGTTTGTGTGCGTACCTTCGATCGGTATCTGGAGAATCGTTCCTACGCCGCCTGCGATCATCTAACCGTGGCGGATGTTTCGCTTTTTCAAACGATTGCAGCTCTCGCCGTGATCGATATTCAAAAGGCCGACTACGCTAACGTCAATCGCTGGTACGAAAAAGTACACAGCGAAATGACGGGATCGGACGAATTTCAGGCCCAGTGTGAGAGGGCTTTGCGGGCGTTTCTCGCGAAGCAGCTACCAAACTGA
- the LOC131430148 gene encoding glutathione S-transferase 1-like, with protein sequence MLAQSTSVASELKSHIISPVEFLLNSQPDGPEEDHTGSWTSIMDLYYMPLSAPCQSVRLLAKAMNLHLNLAYLDLFKEEHMKPEFLKINPQHVIPTLVDNDFVLWESRAILIYLCEKYGKGDAWYPRDPKKRAIVNQRLYFDMGTLYQRFSQHYYPVIFEGKQFSDETAQRMEEGFGFLETYLDGSVYVAGDSLTIADLPILATITTIKLAAGLDLAKYPNIQRWYAQMSTEVAGHDEICVRGAQEFAPFFSSARKSLDP encoded by the exons ATGCTCGCACAATCTACGTCAGTCGCCAGTGAATTGAaatcacacatcatctcaccagTCGAGTTTTTGCTAAATTCTCAACCGGACGGACCGGAGGAGGATCACACGGGAAGTTGGACCAGCATCATGGATTTGTACTACATGCCACTATCGGCCCCGTGCCAATCGGTTCGGTTGCTAGCCAAAGCCATGAATCTTCATCTGAACTTAGCCTACTTGGATCTGTTCAAAGAGGAACACatgaaaccggaatttttgaag ATAAATCCGCAACATGTCATTCCGACGCTGGTCGACAACGACTTTGTACTGTGGGAGTCCCGTGCCATTCTGATCTACCTGTGCGAAAAGTACGGCAAGGGAGACGCATGGTATCCGCGTGATCCGAAGAAGCGTGCCATCGTAAATCAGCGGCTGTACTTCGACATGGGTACCCTGTATCAACGGTTTTCCCAGCACTACTACCCGGTCATCTTCGAGGGTAAACAGTTCTCCGACGAGACAGCACAACGGATGGAGGAAGGTTTCGGCTTTCTCGAGACGTATCTGGACGGGAGTGTGTACGTTGCCGGGGATAGTTTGACCATCGCCGACTTACCCATACTGGCAACTATCACGACGATCAAACTGGCCGCCGGATTAGACTTGGCCAAGTATCCAAACATTCAACGCTGGTATGCTCAGATGTCCACCGAAGTAGCCGGCCACGATGAGATTTGTGTACGTGGTGCGCAAGAGTTTGCCCCGTTTTTCTCATCCGCTCGCAAGTCTCTCGATCCATGA
- the LOC131430157 gene encoding glutathione S-transferase 1-like, which produces MPIDLYCTIVAPFCRSVMLLARALGIELNLIETNVLKREQHKPEFLALNPQHCIPTLVDGDIVIWESNAILMYLAEKYGTVDKMYYPKDIGERAQVNRLLFFQLGTLHRALSTYYYPILTGFGEGRPEDFRKIQDAVSILDKFLEGHRWLAGEQLTVADFSMVISVASLDGVIQFDMTAYRNVFRWYQQCKKELEGFEEMTREAVAKSQECIEAVRQLKQNEIIRAHEQQCGGSSSSSSNNNEPSCTG; this is translated from the exons ATGCCAATCGATTTATACTGTACGATAGTAGCACCATTCTGTCGATCGGTGATGCTGCTGGCCCGGGCACTAGGAATCGAGTTAAATCTCATCGAAACGAATGTTCTGAAGAGGGAACAACACAAACCGGAATTTCTCGCG CTAAACCCGCAGCATTGTATCCCAACGTTGGTGGACGGTGACATTGTGATTTGGGAATCGAACGCCATTCTGATGTATCTGGCAGAGAAGTATGGCACAGTGGACAAGATGTACTACCCGAAGGATATCGGTGAACGGGCGCAAGTCAACCGGTTGCTGTTCTTTCAGCTCGGGACACTTCATCGGGCTCTATCCACCTACTACTATCCGATTCTGACGGGATTTGGTGAAGGGAGACCGGAAGACTTTCGCAAAATTCAGGACGCCGTTTCCATTCTGGACAAATTTCTCGAGGGGCACAGGTGGCTGGCGGGCGAACAACTGACCGTAGCAGACTTCAGCATGGTCATCAGTGTGGCATCCCTGGACGGAGTGATACAATTTGACATGACGGCCTACCGGAACGTATTTCGGTGGTACCAACAGTGCAAAAAGGAACTGGAGGGTTTCGAGGAAATGACCAGAGAAGCGGTTGCAAAATCACAGGAATGTATCGAGGCGGTACGTCAGCTTAAACAGAATGAAATTATACGAGCGCATGAACAGCAATGTGgcggcagtagcagtagcagtagtaaTAACAACGAACCTTCGTGTACGGGTTAG
- the LOC131430183 gene encoding uncharacterized protein LOC131430183, which translates to MGGCRCTFRECENSTTSKPGMHFFHYPIRDWPRLEKWAINADKREFKMLALSKLKNRVVCEDHFRNEMFMNYLKESLIKTAVPTLDVLDDGRVWDVETNSIDEREEWVIPNKQKPERSKEKESSLIVPMQTDNATMQIQFLDAEQSKIEISSVGSRQPKLLNKDPHPLPVAGSSQTTSTVLRKLVFKRKKSTSEEKTAQKVQVLSIQRVKKPFSNIEQIEHFENCVPCDDMPASALPSSSTDETIILDQPDPIIQTAVSTVIDPALLEKLEQNSREISELKGLLKEALNKPAPEPKVITVEVPTIVPAPAAAINNNSSPKLEKGPHMNKVQLFNGIKRYLNPTMVALLRMELFGGSAEREWKTDEKSLAVELLGMGDNVYDHFCEEFRFRLPSKKDVQKWNEQELNDDDAS; encoded by the exons ATGGGTGGATGCCGTTGTACATTCCGTGAGTGTGAAAACAGTACCACCTCGAAACCAGGAATGCACTTTTTTCACTATCCAATTCGCGACTGGCCTCGGCTGGAGAAGTGGGCAATCAATGCCGACAAGAGGGAATTCAAAATGTTGGCACTAAGCAAACTGAAAAATCGAGTGGTTTGCGAGGATCATTTTCGGAATGAAATGTTCATGAACTATCTGAAGGAAAGTCTAATTAAGACGGCCGTACCCACACTGGACGTGCTGGATGATGGTCGCGTTTGGGATGTGGAAACAAATTCCATCGACGAACGAGAGGAATGGGTTATCCCCAACAAGCAGAAACCCGAACGTAGCAAGGAAAAAGAGTCGTCGTTGATAGTTCCAATGCAAACGGACAATGCAACCATGCAG ATTCAATTTCTTGATGCGGAACAGTCCAAAATTGAAATATCATCCGTTGGTAGCAGACAACCGAAGCTACTTAATAAAGATCCACATCCTCTGCCTGTTGCGGGATCTTCGCAAACGACATCTACCGTactacggaaactagttttTAAACGTAAAAAATCAACTAGCGAAGAAAAAACCGCACAAAAAGTTCAAGTTCTTTCAATACAAAGAGTGAAGAAACCGTTTTCGAATATCGAACAAATTGAACACTTTGAAAACTGTGTACCATGTGATGATATGCCAGCATCGGCATTGCCATCGTCTTCAACTGACGAAACCATTATTTTAGACCAACCTGACCCAATCATACAAACCGCGGTGTCGACAGTAATAGATCCGGCATTACTAGAAAAACTGGAACAAAACTCCAGGGAAATCAGCGAATTGAAAGGCTTACTTAAGGAAGCTCTCAACAAACcagctccggaaccgaaagttatcACGGTTGAAGTTCCCACAATCGTACCTGCGCCGGCCGCAGCGATTAACAACAACAGCTCACCCAAGCTCGAGAAAGGTCCCCACATGAACAAAGTCCAGCTGTTCAACGGTATCAAGCGCTATCTCAACCCAACCATGGTGGCACTGCTGCGGATGGAACTGTTTGGCGGTTCGGCCGAGCGTGAATGGAAAACGGACGAAAAATCACTGGCCGTTGAGCTGCTGGGTATGGGCGACAATGTTTACGATCATTTTTGCGAAGAGTTTCGTTTTCGGTTGCCATCGAAGAAGGACGTCCAGAAGTGGAACGAACAGGAACTGAATGACGACGATGCTTCCTAG
- the LOC131430171 gene encoding galactose mutarotase has translation MSNSSKEINLSAEPDSAPSPQPSNRDASTATLQTGKSSRGSTHAEGVSLTQDGFGTVKDPVTGVVQPVKRFTWNNNNGMSVQVISYGAIITSMKVPGNDGTVSDVVLGFDSVSGYQKANNPYFGATVGRVANRIGGGQFSIDGVEYQVSKNWENRHQLHGGFVGFDKFNWTSHVEGTVVTLSHVNMDGHEGYPGTVLASVTYELKDDNRFVCVFKASSSKPTPINLTNHSYFNLAGHNTGHEELYRHIISVNADRITETDEDSIPTGRFICVGGTPYDLRIPRELGPAMARATGEGFDNNFCITKGTEQQLTFTARVVHPHSGRVLEVYTDQPGVQLYTSNFMPDPNHNIRPKVTNAPDHYEVTHLEPVVPALSADPPIHGKGGARYFKHGAFCLETQNFPDAVNHENFPNSILFPGETYSHEVVYKFGLYEASESMVLHIA, from the exons ATGAGTAACTCATCCAAAGAAATAAATTTGTCTGCGGAACCTGATTCCGCGCCATCACCTCAACCCAGTAATCGCGATGCTAGCACGGCCACTTTGCAAACCGGTAAAAGTTCGCGTGGATCTACGCATGCCGAAGGAGTGAGTCTGACCCAGGACGGGTTTGGAACCGTGAAAGATCCTGTGACGGGCGTTGTGCAGCCCGTAAAACGATTCACATGGAACAACAACAACGGAATGTCGGTTCAGGTAATTTCCTACGGTGCCATCATAACGTCCATGAAGGTCCCCGGAAACGATGGTACTGTCAGTGACGTGGTACTCGGATTCGACAGTGTGTCCGGATATCAGAAAGCAAATAATCCCTATTTTGGAGCGACAGTTGGTCGCGTTGCGAATCGTATAGGAGGTGGCCAGTTTTCCATTGACGGTGTCGAGTATCAGGTTTCTAAGAACTGGGAGAATCGTCACCAGTTGCACGGTGGTTTTGTAGGGTTTGACAAATTTAACTGGACTTCGCATGTGGAGGGAACCGTTGTGACGTTGAGTCACGTCAACATGGATGGCCACGAAGGGTATCCGGGAACGGTTCTAGCGTCAGTGACATATGAGTTGAAAGATGATAATCGTTTTGTGTGTGTCTTCAAGGCAAGTTCCAGCAAACCTACGCCGATCAATCTTACTAATCATTCCTATTTCAACCTAGCGGGACAC AACACCGGACATGAAGAATTGTACAGACACATAATTTCAGTCAATGCCGATCGGATTACCGAAACGGACGAGGATTCAATTCCTACTGGGAGATTTATATGCGTTGGTGGTACCCCGTATGATTTGCGAATTCCCCGTGAATTGGGACCCGCTATGGCTCGTGCAACCGGCGAAGGTTTCGATAATAATTTCTGCATTACCAAGGGCACGGAACAGCAGTTAACTTTCACTGCCAGAGTCGTTCATCCGCACTCCGGCAGAGTTTTGGAAGTTTATACCGACCAACCGGGAGTTCAATTGTACACCAGTAATTTTATGCCGGATCCAAACCACAAT ATTCGTCCGAAGGTGACTAACGCACCGGATCACTATGAGGTGACCCATTTGGAACCGGTCGTTCCGGCATTGTCCGCTGATCCACCGATTCACGGTAAGGGAGGTGCACGCTACTTCAAGCATGGAGCGTTCTGTTTGGAAACTCAGAACTTTCCGGACGCCGTCAATCACGAAAACTTTCCAAATTCGATACTGTTCCCTGGTGAGACCTACAGCCACGAAGTGGTGTACAAATTCGGACTCTACGAAGCAAGTGAAAGCATGGTCCTGCACATTGCCTAA